In Choloepus didactylus isolate mChoDid1 chromosome 18, mChoDid1.pri, whole genome shotgun sequence, the genomic stretch tgcaaattgactctgTATTGACTAATGCTCTCATTCAAAagttagccctcctatcaagaataTCAGCCTGAGGCAAAGTGAAGTACCAAGTACTCTCTGTCGTTTTTGATTGTATGTCTTGTCCTGTATTTGTCCTTGCTCTTGGTcttaggaattctcccatttacaggaattcaaatgccttcttgactcccTATAAAATAGACTTTCCCCCTTCCCATGTGCTTTATTGTATATCTTAAAAGCAGGTACTCCTTTGACTCACATtgctttgatttaattgtttcttacctTGCTTTATCTGTCCTTAAGCTGCTTCTGCCAGCAGgccaagttctgggagggtgaaccagagatgagtttcctggttcagtctttcaggctgccacatGATAGACTGGAACCTACGTACAGGCAACCCAATATGTGTCTAAGGGTTATTCTGTTCCTTCTGGAATGGGGCAGGCTAGCTCCACACTGCAACAGGGTTGgtgaggggccagcaagggcaccacaagcttctcctactgttttttttgttttgttttgttttttaatatttaacatatttaataaGACAACCAATATTCTGCTTTAACTTCAATTTGCATTTACTTTATGATGAATTTATTCCCGAGCCATAAGTTTctatttcttcagtttcttctgagatatctttttcttctgtgcaaCCTCCTCTTTTGGTTTAGGAACAATTTGTTCTTTCTCAGTAAGGATCATCTCACTGTGGCAGGGAGAATTCATGTAGGGGTTAACCCGATCATGAGCTCTGAAAGCACGACGGTGCATCTTGGGGACTTTATTTACCTGGATGTGCTCAATGACCAGAGAATCCACATCTAAACCCTTAAGGTCAGCATTACTTTCTGCACTTTTAAGCATGTACAACAAAAATTCAGTACTCTTTTTGGGCCACCAACCCTGCATCCAGCCCCACTGTTTGGCCCAGGCACACCTACCAACACCATCACTGTCACAACGGAACGGCACACACTGCTTCTGTAAAATGACATCTTTCAGATACTTGGTGGCTTTTGAAATATGCATACCCTTGATGGCCTGAGCCATCAAGTGTTCTTAAAGTGAACATGAAGATTTGAACCTCTT encodes the following:
- the LOC119514445 gene encoding 60S ribosomal protein L17-like, whose protein sequence is MAQAIKGMHISKATKYLKDVILQKQCVPFRCDSDGVGRCAWAKQWGWMQGWWPKKSTEFLLYMLKSAESNADLKGLDVDSLVIEHIQVNKVPKMHRRAFRAHDRVNPYMNSPCHSEMILTEKEQIVPKPKEEVAQKKKISQKKLKK